In Arthrobacter sp. StoSoilB5, one genomic interval encodes:
- a CDS encoding helix-turn-helix transcriptional regulator: MPAEETIAIHCKLDELLELRGMTLTELSRRVGVSLVNLSVLKNDRAKAIRFSTLTAICEALDCQVGDLLEHVP; the protein is encoded by the coding sequence ATGCCGGCCGAAGAAACGATCGCCATTCACTGCAAGCTGGACGAGTTGCTGGAGCTCCGCGGTATGACCCTGACGGAACTGAGTCGTCGCGTGGGGGTGAGCCTCGTCAATCTGTCCGTTCTCAAGAATGACCGGGCAAAGGCGATCCGGTTCTCTACGCTCACAGCCATCTGCGAGGCGCTCGATTGCCAGGTCGGCGACCTCCTTGAGCATGTCCCGTAG
- a CDS encoding glycogen debranching N-terminal domain-containing protein encodes MAGWNADTAAGPLGAGTVTLVEGSSFCISMANGDIQSEHPHGVFFQDTRIVSGWVLTVNGQHVEPLGSETKEPYRALFAGRVPRGDGYADSPLIVERLREVGAGIQEQVTLHNYSKEPAVCVVSLKVEADFADLFEVKDGRVQRSWNHSRDVDGASLIIRASWHEVRKGILVLAPGADVSPDSLTYSLTVAPHSQWSCTFTAVPSKEGTSPTPPSFVHLDTDGMSVSDRRRQEWVAKIPVVHVGNRSIERTLRRSYDDLGALRIEDPHHRDRVVVAAGAPWFMTLFGRDSLLSSQMAMPVDPSLALGTLQTLADRQGRVVDPLSEEEPGKILHEVRLDISSGLSLGGKSNYYGSVDATPLFVCILGEVSRWGFAKDTIAALLPHADRAMDWIRHYGDKDGDGFVEYERLNPHGLINQGWKDSWDSINFADGTLAEPPIALCEVQAYVYQAHMARAWMAYDAGDSVLGDELADLGAQLKKRFNEQFWMPDRGYYAVALDGKKRQVDACASNMGHCLWVGLVDEDKAPQVAERLMSPEMFSGWGVRTLASDMGAYNPASYHNGSVWPHDNAIIAQGLMRYGFVAEAQRIATALLEAAEFTEGRLPELFCGFAREQFETPLPYPTACSPQAWAATAPILLVTSLMRYDAHVSLGGVWMDPELPTSYGDLHISNAPLAGGRITIDITQHKPSIQGLPDGITFHRGHRPSMKELVEQAGRITKAPR; translated from the coding sequence ATGGCTGGATGGAACGCTGACACGGCTGCAGGTCCGCTTGGGGCAGGAACAGTCACGCTAGTCGAGGGTTCGTCGTTTTGCATTTCAATGGCGAACGGGGACATCCAGTCCGAACATCCTCATGGTGTCTTTTTCCAGGACACCCGCATTGTGTCGGGGTGGGTCCTGACAGTTAATGGCCAGCACGTTGAACCGCTGGGCTCGGAAACGAAGGAGCCATATCGAGCCCTGTTTGCCGGGCGGGTTCCTCGTGGGGATGGCTATGCGGATAGCCCGCTGATTGTGGAGCGCCTGCGTGAAGTGGGCGCTGGCATTCAGGAGCAGGTCACCTTGCACAATTACTCGAAGGAGCCTGCCGTTTGCGTTGTCTCTTTGAAGGTGGAGGCAGATTTCGCCGATCTTTTTGAAGTAAAGGACGGGCGGGTCCAGAGGAGCTGGAACCATTCACGCGATGTGGACGGCGCCTCACTGATCATCCGGGCCTCCTGGCACGAAGTCCGGAAGGGTATTCTCGTCCTCGCTCCCGGCGCCGATGTCTCACCGGATAGCCTTACGTACAGCTTGACAGTTGCTCCGCACAGCCAGTGGAGCTGCACCTTCACGGCCGTGCCGAGCAAGGAGGGGACAAGCCCGACGCCGCCGTCGTTCGTTCATCTTGATACGGACGGGATGTCCGTGAGTGACCGCCGCCGGCAGGAGTGGGTGGCGAAAATCCCTGTGGTACACGTTGGGAACCGCTCCATCGAACGGACTTTGAGGCGGAGCTACGACGATCTGGGAGCCCTGCGGATCGAAGACCCGCACCATCGGGATCGTGTGGTGGTGGCCGCAGGGGCGCCCTGGTTTATGACCCTGTTTGGCCGGGATTCGCTGCTGTCCTCACAAATGGCCATGCCCGTGGATCCTTCCTTGGCTCTGGGCACGTTACAGACGCTGGCAGACCGACAAGGCCGGGTAGTGGATCCTCTGAGCGAGGAGGAACCGGGAAAGATTTTGCACGAAGTCCGGCTGGATATTTCCAGCGGGCTGTCCCTGGGAGGGAAGTCCAACTATTACGGCAGCGTCGATGCCACCCCTCTGTTCGTGTGCATATTGGGCGAAGTCAGCCGCTGGGGCTTCGCGAAGGACACCATTGCGGCGCTGCTCCCCCATGCAGACCGGGCAATGGACTGGATCCGACATTATGGGGACAAGGATGGTGATGGATTCGTAGAGTATGAGCGCTTGAACCCTCATGGACTGATCAACCAGGGGTGGAAGGACTCCTGGGACAGTATCAACTTCGCTGACGGCACGCTGGCCGAACCGCCCATCGCGCTCTGCGAGGTACAGGCCTACGTGTACCAGGCACACATGGCCCGTGCGTGGATGGCGTACGACGCCGGCGATTCAGTTTTGGGAGATGAACTGGCAGATCTTGGGGCGCAGTTGAAGAAGCGGTTCAACGAGCAGTTTTGGATGCCGGACCGTGGCTACTATGCCGTCGCCCTGGATGGAAAGAAGCGCCAGGTCGATGCCTGCGCCTCAAACATGGGCCACTGCCTCTGGGTCGGCCTCGTGGATGAAGACAAGGCTCCGCAAGTAGCAGAGCGGCTGATGTCTCCGGAAATGTTTAGCGGCTGGGGGGTGAGAACACTTGCCAGCGACATGGGCGCTTACAACCCGGCAAGCTACCACAACGGATCGGTCTGGCCCCATGACAACGCCATCATCGCCCAAGGACTCATGCGTTACGGTTTTGTGGCGGAGGCGCAACGTATCGCCACCGCGTTGCTTGAAGCGGCAGAATTCACGGAGGGCCGGCTGCCGGAACTGTTCTGTGGTTTCGCCCGTGAGCAATTCGAAACTCCACTGCCGTACCCAACGGCTTGTTCGCCTCAGGCCTGGGCAGCCACAGCGCCGATCCTCCTCGTGACCAGCCTGATGCGTTACGACGCCCACGTTTCCCTCGGCGGTGTCTGGATGGATCCTGAACTGCCCACGTCCTACGGCGACCTGCACATCAGCAACGCCCCCTTGGCCGGCGGCCGGATCACGATCGATATCACCCAACACAAACCATCAATCCAAGGCCTGCCGGATGGCATAACCTTCCACCGCGGCCATCGGCCCTCAATGAAAGAGCTGGTTGAACAAGCAGGTCGAATCACCAAGGCGCCGCGATAG
- a CDS encoding amidohydrolase: MSTAYTNGKIYTVNPDQPWAEALLVEDGLIVAIGTEEDIRPRITEDTEIVDLEGRMMMPGIHDAHLHLLFSGLKFRFEPRLSPGGDQQRVIEDIRSCNCSGPVEADGTSWVLGGDFFPPDLGPAGVTKDFLDEAFPDQPVFLYDYTIHHGLANSKALELAGISEDITDPPGGRYIRDEATGALTGEMVEQARWPVLRSIPDYSRTTNAEAIAWAVSVCHEFGITSVQEASASPQALRAFRDLDQENQLKIRIAAHLVWRDEGFGMATLDVLESTIKSRDEWASQHVDTKFIKVWLDGAPLPPNFTQADLTEDGAVDETNILVPEEEFVTRLAEFDAAGLTVKIHCAGEGSTRRALDAIEKVRTINGPDGPRHEIAHAGFISPSDYGRLQEHNVVAEMSPAIWHVPEYGLTDYYHFNSVLKNDAHMTVGSDWIITSDPNLFPALQGMLQHASESIDLPAALEAMTISGARAVNQQKHQGSLEVGKAADFIVLDRNLFDVPVDEIGATQVIRTVFEGETVFHRQ, encoded by the coding sequence GTGAGTACTGCGTACACGAACGGAAAAATCTACACAGTCAACCCTGACCAGCCCTGGGCGGAAGCCCTGCTGGTCGAAGACGGGCTAATAGTGGCCATCGGAACTGAAGAGGACATCCGGCCCAGGATTACCGAGGATACCGAGATCGTGGACCTTGAGGGCCGGATGATGATGCCGGGCATCCACGATGCACACCTGCATCTGCTGTTCAGCGGCCTCAAATTCCGGTTCGAGCCCAGGCTGAGCCCCGGCGGCGACCAGCAGCGGGTCATCGAAGACATCCGCTCGTGCAACTGCAGCGGCCCCGTCGAAGCGGACGGCACCAGCTGGGTTCTTGGCGGCGACTTCTTCCCACCGGACCTGGGACCCGCCGGCGTCACCAAGGACTTCCTGGATGAGGCCTTCCCCGATCAGCCGGTCTTCCTGTACGACTACACGATCCACCACGGCCTGGCGAACTCGAAAGCCCTCGAATTGGCCGGGATCTCCGAGGACATCACCGACCCTCCCGGGGGACGCTACATCCGGGACGAAGCCACCGGCGCACTGACCGGTGAGATGGTCGAACAGGCCCGCTGGCCTGTTCTACGGTCGATTCCGGACTACTCCCGCACCACCAATGCCGAAGCCATCGCCTGGGCGGTATCGGTCTGCCACGAATTCGGCATCACCTCCGTGCAGGAAGCTTCCGCATCCCCACAAGCCTTGCGGGCGTTCCGCGATCTGGACCAGGAAAACCAACTCAAGATCCGTATCGCGGCGCACCTGGTGTGGCGCGATGAAGGCTTCGGCATGGCCACGCTCGACGTTCTCGAATCCACGATCAAATCCCGGGACGAATGGGCCTCACAACACGTCGACACAAAATTCATCAAAGTCTGGCTGGACGGGGCACCCTTGCCGCCAAACTTCACTCAGGCCGACCTGACTGAAGACGGGGCGGTTGACGAAACCAACATCCTGGTTCCCGAAGAGGAATTCGTGACCAGGCTCGCTGAATTCGACGCCGCCGGCCTCACCGTCAAAATCCATTGCGCCGGTGAAGGATCCACCCGCCGGGCCCTGGATGCCATCGAAAAAGTCCGCACCATCAACGGTCCCGACGGCCCTCGCCACGAAATCGCACATGCCGGGTTCATCAGTCCCAGCGACTACGGCCGCCTCCAAGAACACAACGTCGTCGCCGAAATGTCCCCGGCCATCTGGCACGTGCCCGAATACGGACTAACCGATTATTACCACTTCAACTCCGTGCTCAAGAATGATGCACACATGACCGTCGGATCGGACTGGATCATCACCTCCGATCCCAACCTCTTCCCGGCACTTCAAGGCATGCTGCAGCACGCCAGCGAATCCATCGACCTCCCGGCCGCCCTTGAAGCGATGACCATCAGCGGTGCCAGGGCCGTCAACCAGCAAAAACACCAAGGCTCCCTTGAAGTAGGGAAAGCAGCCGATTTCATCGTCCTGGACCGGAACCTCTTTGACGTACCCGTCGATGAAATAGGGGCCACGCAAGTGATACGCACCGTCTTCGAAGGCGAAACGGTGTTCCACAGGCAATGA
- a CDS encoding tyrosine-protein phosphatase, with translation MKQVTVGSGASMALQSVRNFRSIGGLRAHGGSRLAEGLVYRSGHFGSATSQDRELLRAAGLQFIDLRNPWESHAEDRTVPTWKGVQTPLQSKDGRDAVLWSAVREGRLTELADTLSAEEAEEAMHRLYANDIAGNPSVFANFLTSLATGDLPVVVHCSAGKDRTGWAIAVLLTALGVPESVIRDDYTRSSLPENQYLIRNTAGDVPPIDKHLRTIITPLLEARPSYLEAAWCSVENTWGTRHSYLEDGLGLTPALSQKLQARLLV, from the coding sequence ATGAAACAGGTCACAGTCGGGTCGGGTGCATCCATGGCCCTGCAGAGCGTCCGGAACTTCCGGAGCATTGGTGGTCTGCGTGCCCACGGAGGATCCCGCCTCGCTGAAGGACTGGTTTACCGGAGTGGACACTTCGGGTCCGCTACGTCCCAGGACCGTGAGCTGCTGCGCGCCGCAGGCCTGCAGTTCATTGATCTGCGCAACCCTTGGGAATCACACGCCGAAGACCGCACTGTTCCTACCTGGAAGGGCGTCCAAACGCCCCTCCAATCCAAGGACGGCAGGGATGCCGTTCTCTGGTCGGCAGTCCGGGAAGGCCGGCTCACAGAACTGGCCGACACCCTCTCCGCCGAAGAAGCTGAAGAAGCGATGCACCGCCTCTACGCAAACGACATCGCCGGCAACCCTTCAGTATTTGCCAACTTCCTTACCTCCCTGGCCACCGGCGACCTGCCCGTGGTCGTCCACTGCTCGGCAGGAAAAGACAGGACCGGCTGGGCCATAGCCGTGCTCCTGACCGCCCTGGGTGTACCCGAATCCGTAATCCGCGATGACTACACCCGAAGCTCTTTACCCGAAAACCAGTACCTCATCCGCAACACCGCAGGGGACGTCCCACCCATCGACAAGCACCTGCGCACCATCATCACGCCCCTGCTGGAAGCCCGACCCAGTTATCTCGAAGCCGCTTGGTGCAGCGTCGAAAACACCTGGGGAACGCGCCATTCCTACCTGGAAGACGGCCTCGGGCTCACCCCGGCACTCAGCCAAAAACTCCAGGCCCGTCTCCTCGTCTGA
- a CDS encoding APC family permease encodes MIDNVSELPATTPSNTPAPQPGHLRSNKLGVFAIAFFVIAAAAPMAAVVGTGPVVFASVGGAAPLIYAIAALLIALFSVGYLRMSRFVINAGGFVAYIAKGLGTPWATAGAGLAVLMYLSLQVGLWSQFGVFAGQLLESLTGLAVPPVVWIIVLLVITTALTMRGIDASIRLLAVLIIGETLVVAALVIALVASKGPEVFSVSGFTAENLFSPGLGIALLFAFLCFTSFEATVVFSEEAVNPRKTIPRALYAVIAFVGIFYTLSIWVIGGAIGVDNIQQTATEDPAGFIFNLASASGGDALSMSMQVLVVTSYLAMLLGLMNMFARYLFALSRAGVLPTRLAAVSKTGSPAPAALTNGIAVGIVVVAFLLFGADPITVVFAWFSALATAAFITILIVTSISIVVFFVRTKDSSNIWATKIAPVLSTLILSYIGYVTIENYDSLIGPDNAAAKWLLILIPVLIVAGLVFGKAKRSIDYAKENV; translated from the coding sequence ATGATTGATAACGTCAGCGAGTTGCCGGCAACGACGCCGTCCAACACTCCTGCACCGCAACCAGGTCACCTTCGCTCCAACAAACTCGGTGTCTTCGCCATCGCCTTCTTCGTCATCGCCGCCGCAGCGCCGATGGCAGCGGTCGTCGGAACCGGGCCCGTTGTCTTCGCCTCTGTAGGAGGCGCAGCCCCACTCATCTACGCCATCGCCGCTCTGCTCATCGCCCTGTTCTCCGTCGGGTACCTGCGCATGAGCCGATTCGTCATCAACGCCGGCGGCTTTGTTGCCTACATCGCGAAAGGCCTCGGCACGCCCTGGGCCACAGCAGGTGCCGGGCTGGCGGTACTGATGTACCTGAGCCTGCAGGTAGGGCTATGGTCGCAGTTTGGGGTGTTCGCCGGGCAGCTGCTTGAGAGCCTCACAGGACTCGCCGTTCCCCCGGTCGTCTGGATCATCGTGCTGCTCGTCATCACCACGGCACTGACCATGCGGGGCATCGACGCGAGCATCCGGCTTCTTGCTGTCCTCATCATCGGCGAAACCCTCGTTGTCGCCGCCCTGGTCATCGCCCTCGTAGCCAGCAAAGGCCCTGAGGTCTTCTCGGTTTCCGGTTTCACTGCTGAAAACCTCTTCAGCCCGGGCCTGGGCATCGCTTTGCTGTTCGCGTTCCTGTGCTTCACCAGCTTCGAAGCCACGGTCGTGTTTTCCGAAGAGGCAGTCAACCCCCGCAAAACCATCCCGAGGGCCCTCTATGCCGTGATCGCCTTCGTTGGCATTTTCTACACCCTCTCCATCTGGGTTATCGGTGGCGCCATCGGCGTCGACAACATCCAGCAGACCGCCACGGAGGACCCTGCAGGGTTCATCTTCAACCTGGCCAGCGCCAGCGGCGGCGACGCCCTAAGCATGTCCATGCAGGTCCTGGTCGTCACCAGCTACCTGGCCATGCTCCTGGGCCTGATGAACATGTTCGCCCGCTACCTCTTCGCCCTGAGCCGCGCCGGCGTCCTGCCCACCCGGCTCGCCGCAGTCTCTAAAACCGGAAGCCCCGCCCCCGCTGCCCTGACCAACGGCATCGCCGTGGGCATCGTCGTTGTCGCCTTCCTGCTCTTCGGCGCCGACCCGATCACGGTCGTTTTCGCCTGGTTCAGTGCCCTGGCAACCGCGGCGTTCATCACCATCCTGATCGTGACGTCCATATCGATCGTCGTGTTCTTCGTCCGGACCAAAGACTCATCCAACATCTGGGCGACCAAAATCGCCCCTGTACTCTCCACGCTGATCCTCTCCTACATCGGATACGTGACCATCGAGAACTACGACTCACTGATCGGCCCTGACAACGCCGCCGCGAAGTGGCTGCTCATCCTGATTCCGGTCCTGATCGTTGCCGGCCTGGTATTCGGCAAGGCCAAACGCAGCATCGACTACGCCAAAGAGAACGTCTAA
- a CDS encoding metallopeptidase family protein — MSANLPPGLPIVPDGDLPSSPLPERNGVHSPIEHASSGGAGLPGIDADFPAGAPFEMSAEDFEEAVSDALQLIPPKAASAMDNVAIFIEDDYTPRAGEDPDTVLLGLYEGVPLTERDSWWEAGSLPDRITIFRQPILDICSTREEVIDEVAITVIHEIAHHFGIDDDRLHELGWG, encoded by the coding sequence ATGTCCGCGAATCTCCCTCCCGGCCTGCCCATCGTTCCCGACGGCGATCTCCCGTCCTCGCCGCTTCCGGAGCGGAACGGGGTGCACAGTCCGATCGAGCACGCTTCCAGCGGCGGTGCCGGGTTGCCCGGAATTGACGCGGATTTTCCTGCCGGTGCTCCGTTCGAAATGTCGGCGGAGGACTTCGAAGAAGCTGTGAGCGACGCTTTGCAGCTGATCCCGCCCAAAGCCGCCAGCGCCATGGACAACGTGGCGATCTTCATCGAGGACGACTACACCCCGCGGGCCGGCGAAGATCCGGACACCGTATTGCTTGGCTTGTACGAGGGCGTCCCGTTGACCGAACGCGACTCATGGTGGGAAGCGGGTTCGTTGCCGGACCGGATCACCATTTTCCGCCAACCCATCCTGGACATCTGCTCTACCCGCGAGGAAGTCATCGACGAAGTGGCCATCACGGTGATCCACGAGATCGCACACCACTTCGGAATAGACGACGACCGCCTGCATGAGCTCGGCTGGGGCTAG
- a CDS encoding carbohydrate kinase has translation MTATPTSAPEPLDVVVVGEALIDIVESPDGEIEYPGGSPANVAYGLGRLDVKAGLLTAIGRDQRGDAIAAHLQGAGVVLLPGSKSLGKTATATARIAADGSAEYTFEIDWALAPLALPYAPKILHTGSIATFLEPGASVVRSLLEQAQGGCMITYDPNIRAALLGSHHEALSLFEELVPLTDVVKMSAHDARWLYPGKELEETAGHLLALGTGLAVVTQGSSGSLMATRHIQLTVPAIPSDVADTIGAGDSYMSALIMGLLLRGSDGLAPTVLERIGTTASMAASITVGRPGANPPTHRELLASMAR, from the coding sequence ATGACCGCCACTCCTACCTCCGCTCCCGAGCCCCTCGACGTCGTCGTGGTGGGTGAGGCGCTCATCGACATCGTGGAGTCGCCCGATGGGGAGATCGAATATCCCGGAGGCTCACCGGCCAACGTTGCCTACGGACTCGGCCGACTGGATGTGAAGGCGGGCCTGCTCACCGCCATCGGACGGGACCAACGGGGCGACGCCATTGCCGCACACCTTCAAGGCGCCGGCGTAGTACTGCTGCCCGGATCAAAGTCGCTGGGCAAGACGGCGACGGCGACCGCCCGGATCGCTGCCGACGGTTCGGCTGAGTACACGTTCGAGATTGATTGGGCACTTGCTCCGCTCGCGCTGCCATATGCCCCAAAAATCCTGCACACAGGTTCGATCGCCACATTCCTTGAACCTGGGGCCAGCGTTGTCCGGAGCCTGTTGGAGCAAGCGCAGGGCGGCTGCATGATTACCTACGATCCCAACATCCGCGCTGCCCTCCTCGGCAGCCACCATGAGGCGCTTTCACTGTTCGAAGAGTTGGTGCCATTGACGGACGTCGTAAAAATGAGCGCGCACGACGCCCGCTGGCTGTACCCGGGCAAGGAGCTCGAGGAAACTGCGGGTCACCTCCTGGCCCTTGGCACTGGACTCGCCGTAGTGACCCAGGGCTCCAGCGGTTCGCTCATGGCAACCCGGCACATCCAACTCACCGTACCCGCCATCCCCTCGGACGTGGCCGATACCATCGGCGCCGGGGATTCATACATGTCGGCGCTCATTATGGGACTGCTCCTGCGTGGCAGCGACGGTCTAGCGCCCACGGTCCTGGAACGGATCGGCACCACGGCATCCATGGCGGCATCCATTACCGTGGGCCGCCCAGGCGCCAATCCGCCCACGCACCGTGAGCTCCTTGCGAGTATGGCCCGCTAG
- a CDS encoding SDR family oxidoreductase produces MNNSSVAIVSGGGTGIGAATAATLRDQGWEVVICGRRPDVLNEVARSTGSHPIIADVSSDADMKRLVTETIDRFGTLNGLVLNAGIVRPGAAGDLSDEDWDAMLSTNLSGPFYLIRAALPHLLATKGAIVGVASAAALRATAGIAGYDATKAALAMLIQSVAIDYGPDGIRANSVCPGWTRTEMADMEMSEFGSELGVSREDAYELATAFVPSRRPGSSSEVAALISWLLSDQASYINAATIPVDGGLVAVEPSAIAFDPRVTVGSNSQNNRSPEIPSHMAAAK; encoded by the coding sequence ATGAACAACTCTTCAGTCGCGATTGTCAGCGGCGGAGGTACGGGCATTGGCGCCGCCACCGCAGCAACGCTTCGAGACCAAGGATGGGAAGTAGTCATCTGCGGCCGACGCCCCGATGTCCTGAATGAGGTAGCCCGCAGCACAGGATCACATCCGATAATTGCCGATGTTTCCTCAGATGCGGACATGAAGCGACTGGTCACCGAGACCATCGACCGGTTCGGGACCCTCAACGGTTTAGTGCTCAACGCCGGAATCGTCCGCCCCGGTGCGGCCGGTGACCTGAGCGATGAGGACTGGGATGCAATGCTCAGCACGAATCTGTCAGGGCCGTTCTATCTGATCCGGGCAGCCCTGCCGCACCTCCTGGCCACCAAAGGAGCCATTGTCGGCGTCGCCTCCGCCGCTGCACTGCGGGCCACAGCAGGTATCGCCGGCTACGACGCCACCAAAGCAGCGCTGGCAATGCTGATCCAGTCCGTCGCCATTGATTACGGGCCGGACGGCATCCGGGCCAACTCCGTATGCCCAGGGTGGACCCGGACCGAAATGGCAGACATGGAAATGAGCGAATTCGGTTCCGAACTCGGCGTCAGCCGCGAAGACGCCTATGAGCTGGCGACGGCCTTCGTTCCCAGCCGACGCCCCGGCTCTTCGTCCGAAGTCGCCGCTCTCATCTCCTGGCTGCTATCGGACCAAGCGTCGTACATCAACGCCGCCACGATCCCCGTCGACGGCGGGCTAGTGGCTGTTGAACCAAGCGCGATCGCCTTCGACCCGCGAGTGACGGTCGGTTCCAACAGCCAGAACAACAGATCCCCGGAAATACCCTCACACATGGCTGCAGCGAAGTAG
- a CDS encoding cation diffusion facilitator family transporter — MGHDHNHSHGVTATGRHRKRLIAVLAITLGVVGIQVVGALVSGSLALLADAGHMLSDAAGVFIALMAAWIATRPASDQRTYGYQRAEVLAALANALVLIVIAVVIMIEAIRRFGESPEIHTDVMLWAAILGAVANLVSLMILQGAQKESLNVRGAYLEVLGDLLGSIAVIAAAIVIMTTGFTAADPIASVLIALMIIPRAWHLLRDVVDVLLEATPKGVDVNMIREHILAVDGVVEAHDIHIWTITSGVPVFSAHVVVEDEVLNASGADSILDQLGSCLGSHFDTEHCTFQLEPVSHSEHESHQHA; from the coding sequence ATGGGGCACGATCACAACCACTCCCACGGAGTAACGGCAACCGGCAGGCATCGGAAGCGGCTCATTGCCGTCCTGGCCATCACTTTGGGTGTGGTGGGCATCCAGGTGGTTGGTGCGCTGGTCTCTGGCTCGCTGGCTCTGCTGGCCGATGCCGGCCACATGTTGTCCGACGCCGCAGGTGTGTTCATCGCCTTGATGGCTGCCTGGATCGCTACCCGCCCGGCAAGTGATCAACGGACTTACGGGTATCAGCGGGCCGAAGTCCTGGCAGCGTTGGCCAACGCCCTGGTTCTCATCGTCATCGCCGTGGTGATTATGATCGAGGCCATCCGCCGGTTCGGGGAGTCCCCCGAAATCCATACGGACGTGATGCTGTGGGCGGCGATCCTGGGCGCCGTAGCCAACCTCGTCTCCCTGATGATCCTGCAAGGGGCGCAAAAGGAGAGCCTCAACGTCCGCGGGGCCTACCTCGAAGTCCTGGGGGACCTTCTTGGCTCGATCGCTGTCATTGCAGCGGCCATCGTCATCATGACCACGGGCTTCACCGCAGCCGACCCCATTGCCTCCGTCCTGATCGCCCTCATGATCATCCCCCGCGCCTGGCATCTGCTCCGCGATGTTGTGGACGTACTTCTGGAAGCCACGCCCAAGGGCGTGGACGTGAACATGATCCGCGAGCACATCCTTGCAGTGGACGGCGTGGTGGAGGCCCACGACATCCACATCTGGACAATCACGTCCGGGGTCCCCGTGTTCTCCGCCCACGTTGTGGTGGAAGACGAGGTCCTTAATGCCAGCGGGGCGGACAGCATCCTGGACCAGCTGGGATCCTGCCTGGGCAGCCATTTCGACACCGAGCACTGCACTTTCCAGCTGGAACCCGTCAGCCACTCCGAGCATGAGTCACACCAGCACGCCTAA
- a CDS encoding DMT family transporter, with amino-acid sequence MTTTTPAEPGQPSPGVHSRNTPAPVAPISKLGIAAVVVTVVLWASAFVGIRAVGPSFSPGSLTLGRLAVAAVVLGIVVLPTLKVWPRGKEWLPIVAYGVMWFGGYNVALNAAEHMLDAGTSAMLINVSPILIAVLAGVVLKEGFPRWLLIGSAVAFGGVAMIALGSGQRSTADVAGVLLCLLAAVLASVSAILQKPVLRKFTAGQATWFGIMVGAVCCLPWTGQLIAEVQSAPLPATLGLVYLGIFPTAIAFTTWAYALSLISAGKLAATTYLVPGTTILISWAVLQEVPTIWGLIGGVVCLIGVALTRRTPRVARRTPRVVRRTAK; translated from the coding sequence ATGACAACCACCACCCCGGCCGAACCCGGCCAGCCGTCCCCGGGCGTGCACTCGCGCAACACCCCCGCGCCTGTTGCTCCCATCAGCAAACTTGGCATCGCCGCCGTCGTCGTCACCGTGGTCCTGTGGGCCTCTGCGTTCGTTGGCATCCGGGCTGTTGGCCCGAGCTTCTCCCCCGGCTCCTTGACGCTCGGACGGTTGGCGGTTGCCGCCGTCGTTCTTGGAATCGTGGTGCTGCCCACCTTGAAAGTCTGGCCGCGCGGCAAGGAATGGTTGCCCATCGTGGCGTACGGCGTGATGTGGTTCGGCGGCTATAACGTGGCTTTGAACGCCGCGGAACACATGCTCGACGCCGGCACCAGCGCCATGCTGATCAACGTCTCGCCGATCCTCATCGCAGTCCTCGCCGGAGTGGTCCTCAAAGAAGGCTTCCCGCGGTGGCTTCTGATTGGCAGTGCCGTTGCGTTCGGTGGCGTGGCGATGATCGCCCTCGGCTCGGGACAGCGTTCGACGGCGGATGTCGCCGGGGTGTTGTTGTGCTTGCTTGCCGCCGTGCTCGCCTCTGTAAGCGCGATCCTCCAGAAGCCGGTCCTTCGGAAGTTTACGGCCGGGCAAGCCACGTGGTTCGGCATCATGGTGGGCGCTGTTTGCTGCCTCCCGTGGACAGGGCAATTGATCGCGGAAGTCCAGTCAGCGCCGCTGCCGGCCACACTCGGCTTGGTCTATCTGGGCATCTTTCCCACCGCCATCGCCTTCACAACATGGGCGTACGCGCTGTCCTTGATCTCGGCCGGGAAACTGGCCGCCACGACGTACCTGGTCCCCGGCACCACCATCCTGATCTCCTGGGCCGTACTTCAGGAAGTCCCGACCATCTGGGGACTGATCGGTGGCGTGGTGTGCTTGATCGGCGTGGCGCTGACCCGGCGCACGCCAAGGGTTGCCCGGCGCACGCCAAGGGTTGTCCGGCGCACTGCAAAGTGA